In Propionicimonas paludicola, a single window of DNA contains:
- a CDS encoding glycosyltransferase family 4 protein — MRSTSSTSGPLPAGVAAGAVGDWPALCARRCHGSRRLLDESRCVVTTQESQMRALMYLHTRSGGHWRYSCELARGLGDHTRMAVVCASGAEPADGVTTLPVLSPIDEGAHGIARIVDRQLVYGRHLRQLKALLGRDAQESGPGVIHFQEFPTFLGAAAVDVARRAGYRTVVTVHNVQPHETDLLARLRQRDAVAAWARADQLIVHTETLRSQLLQILPSAQVAVVPHPIWPVAPSPEPDQPSDYLFFGVLRENKGILHFLNALAALDNPTATVAGGGSQKMVDDIQRRIEDLGLTRCDFRPGYLVDEEVAPLFAAHRVLVAPYQGFAAQSGVTHLAIAHRRPIVVTDIGGLAEPVKKYGVGEIAPDLAEGLALTMHKAGLRQQHHAYEQGFTDALAKLSIDAVAASTVEVYERANHARSA, encoded by the coding sequence ATGCGATCGACAAGCTCTACCAGCGGGCCACTCCCGGCCGGTGTGGCGGCGGGAGCCGTCGGTGACTGGCCGGCGCTGTGCGCACGCCGATGTCACGGTAGCCGCAGGCTGCTCGACGAGAGCCGATGCGTCGTGACGACCCAGGAGTCGCAGATGAGAGCGTTGATGTACCTGCATACGCGCAGCGGAGGCCACTGGCGCTACTCCTGTGAGTTGGCACGGGGCCTCGGCGACCACACCCGGATGGCCGTGGTCTGCGCCAGTGGTGCCGAGCCGGCCGACGGGGTCACCACCCTCCCGGTGTTGTCGCCGATCGACGAAGGCGCCCATGGCATCGCACGCATCGTCGACCGGCAGCTGGTCTACGGCCGACACCTGCGACAGCTGAAGGCGCTCCTAGGCCGTGATGCGCAGGAGTCCGGGCCTGGGGTCATCCACTTCCAGGAGTTCCCGACCTTTCTCGGCGCGGCCGCAGTGGACGTGGCGCGACGCGCCGGATACCGGACGGTGGTCACCGTGCACAACGTCCAGCCACACGAGACGGACCTGCTGGCCCGGCTGCGGCAGCGGGACGCCGTGGCGGCCTGGGCGCGCGCCGACCAGCTCATCGTGCACACCGAGACGCTTCGGTCACAGTTGCTCCAGATCCTGCCGAGTGCGCAGGTCGCGGTGGTCCCGCATCCGATCTGGCCGGTCGCGCCGTCCCCTGAACCGGACCAGCCCAGCGACTACCTCTTCTTCGGCGTGCTGCGGGAGAACAAAGGCATTCTGCATTTCTTGAACGCCTTGGCGGCGCTGGACAACCCGACCGCCACTGTGGCCGGGGGTGGCTCGCAGAAGATGGTCGACGACATTCAGCGACGGATTGAAGACCTCGGACTTACTCGCTGCGACTTCCGACCGGGCTACCTCGTCGACGAAGAGGTAGCGCCGCTGTTCGCCGCGCACAGGGTGCTGGTGGCGCCGTATCAGGGGTTCGCGGCTCAGAGCGGCGTGACCCATCTAGCGATTGCGCACCGCCGGCCGATCGTGGTCACCGATATCGGCGGTTTGGCCGAGCCGGTCAAGAAGTACGGCGTCGGCGAGATCGCCCCCGACCTCGCCGAAGGGCTCGCCCTGACCATGCACAAGGCCGGTCTGCGTCAACAACACCACGCATATGAACAGGGCTTCACCGACGCGTTGGCCAAGCTATCCATCGATGCCGTCGCCGCGTCCACCGTCGAGGTCTACGAGAGAGCCAACCATGCCCGATCTGCCTGA
- a CDS encoding glycosyltransferase has translation MRVLQLLSSPALSGAENVAADICLMLAEEHEFAYCSPEGPVREALQDRGIDFIPISGLTVRGLRQVVRQFRPDLIHAHDVRATALAAAAGTGVPFISHLHVNSDDMRTLGPKAVVYALAARRAAAVVMVDQACFDGYALRRVLAERTTVLPNVVSAKRIDTLTGTAQSGGGFDVLFVGRITDQKDPVRVARVACAVLQRLDEARFGVVGDGPLLAQMQAVSQEMGVHDRTSYLGFLNAPYQIMKESKAMLMCSRFEGRPIAALEAMYLGLPIVSTPVDGMRDLVAPAVTGYLESEDDALVDALVCLIGDEGLRARTASAATERFHQLSDEAGYRDAIDKLYQRATPGRCGGGSRR, from the coding sequence ATGAGGGTGCTACAGCTGCTCTCCAGCCCGGCCTTGTCCGGGGCGGAGAACGTTGCCGCGGACATCTGCCTGATGCTGGCCGAGGAACACGAGTTCGCCTACTGCTCGCCGGAGGGTCCGGTGCGCGAAGCGCTCCAGGATCGCGGTATCGACTTCATCCCGATCAGCGGTCTGACCGTCCGAGGTCTGCGGCAGGTCGTTCGGCAGTTTCGGCCCGACCTGATCCACGCCCACGACGTCCGGGCAACCGCGCTTGCCGCGGCCGCCGGGACGGGCGTGCCGTTCATCTCCCACCTGCACGTCAACAGCGATGACATGCGCACTCTGGGTCCAAAGGCGGTGGTCTATGCCTTGGCCGCACGACGGGCCGCCGCTGTCGTGATGGTCGATCAGGCGTGCTTCGATGGCTATGCGCTTCGTCGGGTGCTCGCGGAACGGACGACGGTGCTGCCCAATGTGGTGAGCGCGAAGCGGATCGATACCCTCACCGGAACCGCGCAGTCCGGTGGCGGATTCGACGTGTTGTTCGTTGGCAGGATCACCGACCAGAAGGACCCGGTGAGGGTGGCGCGGGTCGCCTGTGCCGTACTGCAGCGGCTCGACGAGGCCAGGTTCGGGGTGGTCGGGGATGGGCCACTACTCGCACAGATGCAGGCGGTGTCCCAGGAGATGGGGGTGCACGATCGAACCAGCTATCTCGGCTTCCTCAATGCGCCCTATCAGATCATGAAGGAAAGCAAGGCGATGCTGATGTGCTCGCGCTTCGAGGGTCGGCCGATCGCGGCACTCGAGGCCATGTACCTGGGCCTGCCCATTGTCAGCACCCCGGTGGACGGGATGCGGGATCTGGTCGCTCCTGCGGTCACCGGTTACCTGGAGAGTGAGGACGACGCGCTCGTGGATGCCCTGGTTTGTCTGATCGGCGATGAAGGCCTGCGAGCGCGTACGGCGTCCGCCGCCACCGAGCGCTTCCATCAGCTCAGTGACGAGGCCGGATACCGCGATGCGATCGACAAGCTCTACCAGCGGGCCACTCCCGGCCGGTGTGGCGGCGGGAGCCGTCGGTGA
- a CDS encoding glycosyltransferase family 4 protein yields the protein MKRALIVSTVGRQFFLFEAANIRVLKELGYEIHGAANLANEDRRRLDAVDITTHHIRFERGPLSPKNLIALIELVRLMTRLKPDLVHCHSPVGGVVGRLAARLAGVPKVVYTAHGFHFFRGSGARSWATFYPVEWLASFATDLLITINDEDYRAAQRLHAGATVLIPGVGVDRGRFGPSRQARDDVRRELGISDDTFVAASVGELSRRKNHAATLRGLALAEAPAHLLLCGVGAEEAGLRELAAELHVDQRVHFLGYRSDIERVCAAADVYVASSRQEGLPISVIEAMFAGLPVLCSDIRGHRDLVAEGGNGWLFDPAEPRGLARLLDELAQDSDYRAALGARSLELAGSFDLDAVAEEMRQVYRKVTS from the coding sequence ATGAAGCGTGCCCTGATTGTGTCCACTGTCGGTCGCCAGTTCTTTCTGTTTGAGGCGGCCAACATCCGGGTTCTGAAGGAACTTGGCTACGAGATCCATGGAGCAGCCAACCTGGCCAATGAGGATCGGCGACGCCTCGACGCGGTCGACATCACTACGCACCACATTCGGTTCGAGCGCGGTCCGCTGTCACCGAAGAATCTGATCGCCCTGATCGAACTGGTCCGCCTGATGACCCGCCTGAAGCCGGACCTGGTGCACTGCCACTCCCCAGTCGGTGGGGTGGTCGGACGTCTTGCGGCGCGGCTGGCCGGCGTGCCGAAGGTGGTCTACACCGCGCACGGCTTCCACTTCTTCCGGGGTTCCGGCGCGCGGAGCTGGGCGACCTTCTATCCGGTCGAGTGGCTGGCGTCGTTCGCCACAGACCTGCTGATCACGATCAACGATGAGGACTATCGGGCAGCGCAGCGACTGCATGCTGGCGCGACGGTGTTGATTCCCGGCGTGGGCGTCGACCGCGGCCGGTTCGGGCCGAGCCGGCAAGCCCGGGACGACGTCCGCCGCGAGCTGGGGATTTCGGACGACACCTTCGTGGCAGCCAGTGTCGGTGAGTTGAGCCGCCGCAAGAACCACGCTGCCACCTTGCGAGGCCTAGCCCTGGCCGAGGCGCCTGCCCACTTGCTGCTATGCGGGGTGGGGGCCGAGGAGGCCGGCCTGCGAGAACTCGCTGCCGAGCTTCACGTCGACCAGCGGGTGCACTTTCTCGGCTACCGCTCGGACATCGAGCGAGTCTGCGCGGCCGCCGATGTGTACGTGGCGTCGTCACGGCAGGAAGGGCTGCCGATCTCAGTTATCGAGGCGATGTTCGCCGGGCTTCCGGTGCTCTGTTCGGACATTCGCGGGCACCGCGACCTGGTCGCCGAAGGCGGCAACGGCTGGCTCTTTGACCCGGCCGAGCCTCGCGGCCTGGCCCGTCTCCTTGATGAACTCGCGCAGGACTCGGACTACCGGGCCGCCCTCGGTGCCCGGAGCCTGGAGTTGGCCGGTTCCTTTGACCTGGACGCGGTGGCCGAGGAGATGCGTCAGGTGTACCGGAAGGTGACCTCGTGA
- a CDS encoding sugar transferase, which yields MTRSGSEAVFRARDVLLSAVGLIVVSPILLVAAVAVALSSPGPIIFSQVRTGRYGTEFRLHKFRTMRASVGGSLVTVAGDRRVTGVGRVLRATKIDELPQLVNVLKGEMSLVGPRPEVPEMAAQWPSELAEAIVSVRPGITDPATALLRNEEEILSRFDDPAEAYVSWLLPRKARAYADYVRSRSMLGDWRILIQTVLVVLRPAALPADAILESEN from the coding sequence GTGACCAGATCTGGCAGCGAGGCGGTCTTTCGTGCTCGCGATGTGCTGCTTTCTGCGGTGGGGTTGATCGTAGTGTCGCCGATCTTGCTGGTGGCCGCGGTGGCGGTTGCGCTGAGTTCGCCGGGCCCGATCATCTTCAGCCAAGTACGAACCGGCCGATACGGAACCGAGTTTCGGCTCCACAAGTTCCGTACCATGCGGGCGAGCGTGGGCGGATCCCTGGTCACAGTCGCGGGGGATCGACGGGTGACCGGCGTCGGTCGCGTCCTCCGGGCGACCAAGATTGACGAGTTGCCTCAACTGGTGAATGTGCTGAAGGGCGAGATGAGCCTGGTCGGGCCGCGTCCTGAGGTGCCGGAGATGGCCGCCCAGTGGCCCAGCGAGTTGGCTGAGGCGATTGTCTCGGTGCGTCCCGGCATCACCGATCCGGCGACCGCCCTGCTCAGAAACGAGGAGGAGATCCTCAGTCGGTTCGACGACCCGGCCGAGGCCTATGTCTCCTGGCTTCTGCCGCGTAAGGCACGGGCCTACGCCGACTACGTCCGTAGCCGCTCGATGTTGGGCGACTGGCGGATCCTGATCCAGACCGTCCTGGTCGTGCTGAGGCCGGCAGCGCTGCCCGCCGACGCGATCCTGGAGAGTGAGAACTGA
- a CDS encoding GNAT family N-acetyltransferase, producing the protein MIETGIKKADTRELAELHRRAFPTFFLSSLGVGFLEQFYRGFVGDPTAAVVVARNKHGRIVGAVVGTTRPERFFRRLLLRRLFPFMMVSALAVLRRPSIAGRLFAAVRYRGDGPAQSEGGLLSSICVDPDLRGGGIGRSLLAVWELEAKSRGASVAFLTTDAVDNEAVNQFYLRCGWELLDDFVTSRGRRMNRYCRRLSEVNDRDAARTMR; encoded by the coding sequence GTGATCGAGACCGGGATCAAGAAGGCCGACACTCGGGAGCTGGCCGAGTTGCATCGGCGCGCCTTCCCCACCTTCTTCCTGTCCAGTCTCGGAGTGGGCTTCCTAGAGCAGTTCTACCGAGGCTTCGTGGGTGATCCCACCGCGGCCGTCGTCGTCGCCCGCAACAAGCACGGACGGATCGTCGGCGCCGTAGTGGGCACCACCCGACCGGAGCGCTTCTTCCGTCGCCTACTCCTGCGCAGGCTGTTCCCATTCATGATGGTCAGTGCACTGGCGGTGCTGCGACGGCCGAGCATCGCCGGACGCCTCTTCGCAGCGGTGCGCTACCGCGGAGACGGACCAGCCCAGAGCGAGGGCGGACTGCTCAGTTCGATCTGCGTGGATCCCGACCTGCGTGGCGGGGGGATCGGTCGCAGCCTGCTCGCAGTGTGGGAGCTGGAGGCGAAGAGCCGGGGTGCCAGCGTCGCCTTCCTGACTACTGATGCCGTCGATAACGAGGCCGTCAACCAGTTCTACCTGCGCTGTGGCTGGGAGCTCCTGGACGACTTCGTGACCAGCCGAGGCAGGCGGATGAACCGCTACTGTCGGCGGCTGTCCGAGGTGAACGACCGGGACGCTGCGAGGACGATGCGGTGA
- a CDS encoding DegT/DnrJ/EryC1/StrS family aminotransferase, with protein MTPTEVAEEFLPFARPDITEDEVEAVTTALRSGWITTGPSAAAFEREFADFLGPDLHAVAVNSATAGLHLALEALGIGPGDEVLVPTWTFTATAEVVRYLGATPVLVDVEPGSLNLDFEAAARAVTPRTRAIIPVHFSGLPVSRTTLADFAAAHDLRVVEDAAHAFPVYSESRLVGDSASDAVIFSFYSTKTITTGEGGMLVTSRPELAKRARTMRLHGISRDVFDRYTSTKPSWHYEVVAPGFKYNLTDLAAAMGRVQLRRAREMASARKSIADRYNYGLAGLPLTLPQGPVEANGHAWHVYSIRLGSDAPISRDGFIEALVERGVGTSVHFIPLHLHPYWRDTYHLAPEHFPVATEAFGRVVSLPIFSSMTDHDVQRVIAATREVLLGTAGAQ; from the coding sequence ATGACCCCGACCGAAGTCGCCGAGGAGTTCCTTCCCTTTGCTCGGCCCGACATCACAGAGGACGAGGTCGAAGCCGTCACGACAGCTCTGCGATCGGGCTGGATCACCACGGGGCCGAGTGCGGCGGCCTTCGAGCGGGAGTTCGCGGACTTCCTCGGACCGGATCTTCATGCCGTCGCGGTGAACTCCGCCACGGCTGGACTCCATCTGGCCCTGGAGGCGCTTGGCATCGGTCCCGGCGATGAGGTCCTGGTACCCACCTGGACGTTCACCGCGACTGCCGAGGTCGTCCGCTATCTGGGCGCCACGCCGGTGCTGGTCGACGTCGAGCCGGGCTCGCTCAACCTCGACTTCGAGGCGGCCGCTCGGGCAGTCACACCCCGAACTAGAGCCATCATCCCGGTCCACTTCTCCGGCCTTCCGGTCTCGCGGACGACGCTGGCGGACTTCGCTGCTGCTCACGATCTGCGGGTCGTCGAAGATGCCGCGCACGCCTTCCCGGTCTACTCCGAGTCACGCCTGGTCGGAGACAGTGCCAGCGATGCTGTGATCTTCTCCTTCTACTCGACCAAGACCATCACGACCGGCGAGGGCGGAATGCTGGTCACCAGTCGACCGGAGCTGGCCAAGCGAGCCCGGACCATGCGGCTGCACGGCATTAGTCGTGACGTCTTCGACAGGTACACCTCGACCAAGCCCAGCTGGCACTACGAGGTGGTTGCGCCGGGGTTTAAGTACAACTTGACCGACCTCGCTGCTGCCATGGGACGCGTGCAGTTGCGCCGGGCGCGGGAGATGGCATCGGCTCGCAAGAGCATCGCCGACCGCTACAACTACGGCCTGGCCGGGCTCCCGCTGACCTTGCCGCAGGGCCCGGTGGAGGCGAACGGCCATGCCTGGCATGTGTACTCGATCCGATTGGGCAGCGACGCGCCGATATCGCGCGATGGGTTCATCGAAGCATTGGTCGAGCGCGGAGTGGGCACGAGCGTCCACTTCATCCCGCTCCATCTGCACCCCTACTGGCGAGACACATACCACCTGGCTCCGGAACACTTCCCGGTGGCGACCGAGGCGTTCGGCAGGGTTGTTAGCCTGCCGATCTTCTCCTCGATGACCGATCACGACGTCCAGCGCGTGATCGCGGCGACCCGTGAGGTGCTCCTCGGCACCGCGGGAGCGCAGTGA
- a CDS encoding polysaccharide biosynthesis protein → MRATVARPGLRYLGQWLLDASAWVVAIAAAQVLRLEFSFAGIDTPATLWLAALAAVCQGATGLALKLYQGRYQYGCFEEVRALSYAALVSGATSFVALLLLAPSLNAPRSTMLIALPIAVLLMFSVRYLARLSREARLGDRATEPALIFGAGDMGTYLVSRMITDASSPYRPVGLLDDDPSRRHARVRNVDVLGGLQDLGRVAESTGSRVLVVAIAEADSTLLTRVNALAAPLGIKVKVLPPLNRVLAGDPQVGDLRDLSIEDILGRRPVDTDLMSIASYLTGRRVLVTGAGGSIGSELCVQIHKFGPSELILLDRDETGLQSTDLAICGNGLLTGQEVVLADIRDQEALFRIFDERRPEVVFHAAALKHLPMLQQYPKEAWKTNVLGTSNVLEAARRAGVQTFVNISTDKAADPTSVLGHSKRLAERLTAHAAQRTGLTYLSVRFGNVLGSRGSMLPLFTKMIEAGGPLTVTHPDVTRFFMTIPEACQLVIQAGAIGKPGEVLVLDMGEPVRILDVARRMVAMSGRGDVEIVFTGLRPGEKLHEVLYADGELDERRIHPKISHTTVDPVDPGDLDWGRIQEAWGTQSERVIVDLRQPSELKEAV, encoded by the coding sequence GTGAGGGCCACTGTTGCGCGGCCCGGGCTGCGGTACCTGGGCCAGTGGCTTCTCGACGCATCCGCCTGGGTGGTGGCCATTGCCGCCGCTCAGGTACTCAGGCTGGAGTTCTCCTTCGCGGGGATCGACACTCCGGCAACGCTGTGGCTGGCCGCCCTCGCGGCTGTCTGTCAGGGAGCAACCGGCCTTGCTCTGAAGCTCTATCAGGGCCGGTACCAGTACGGCTGCTTCGAAGAGGTACGGGCGCTCTCCTACGCGGCGCTGGTCAGCGGAGCGACGAGCTTCGTGGCCCTGCTGCTCCTGGCACCGTCGCTGAACGCACCGCGCAGCACGATGCTGATCGCACTCCCGATCGCCGTGCTGCTCATGTTCTCGGTTCGCTATCTGGCGCGGCTGAGCCGCGAGGCGCGGCTGGGGGACCGGGCGACCGAGCCCGCCCTGATCTTCGGTGCCGGTGATATGGGCACCTACCTGGTCAGCCGGATGATCACCGACGCCAGCTCGCCCTATCGGCCGGTCGGGTTGCTGGATGACGACCCGAGCCGACGCCATGCGCGAGTCCGGAATGTCGATGTGCTCGGCGGCCTGCAGGACCTCGGACGGGTCGCAGAGAGCACCGGCTCTCGAGTCTTGGTGGTGGCCATCGCCGAGGCCGATTCCACGCTGCTGACCAGGGTCAACGCCTTGGCTGCGCCGTTGGGGATCAAGGTCAAGGTTCTTCCCCCGCTGAATCGGGTGCTGGCCGGAGACCCTCAGGTCGGAGATCTGCGGGACCTCTCCATCGAGGACATTCTCGGGCGGCGTCCGGTGGACACCGACCTGATGTCGATCGCCAGCTATCTCACCGGGAGGCGGGTGTTGGTCACCGGCGCCGGCGGGTCAATCGGCAGTGAGCTCTGCGTGCAGATTCACAAGTTCGGGCCGTCGGAGCTGATCCTCTTGGACCGTGATGAGACAGGCCTGCAGTCCACCGACCTGGCGATCTGCGGCAATGGGCTGCTGACCGGGCAAGAAGTGGTGCTGGCCGACATTCGCGATCAGGAGGCGCTGTTCCGAATCTTCGACGAACGTCGACCCGAGGTCGTCTTCCACGCGGCGGCGCTGAAGCACCTTCCGATGCTGCAGCAGTACCCGAAGGAGGCGTGGAAGACCAATGTCTTGGGCACCAGCAATGTGCTGGAGGCCGCCCGGCGCGCCGGGGTACAGACATTCGTGAACATCTCCACTGACAAGGCAGCCGATCCCACCAGCGTCCTCGGTCACTCCAAGCGGCTGGCCGAGCGGCTCACCGCCCATGCGGCACAGCGCACCGGGCTCACCTACTTGTCGGTGCGTTTCGGGAACGTTCTCGGATCGCGTGGCTCGATGCTGCCGCTGTTCACCAAGATGATCGAGGCCGGTGGGCCGCTGACGGTCACTCATCCTGATGTGACCAGGTTCTTCATGACAATCCCGGAGGCTTGCCAGCTGGTGATTCAGGCCGGTGCGATCGGCAAGCCCGGGGAGGTCCTGGTCCTCGACATGGGTGAGCCGGTGCGGATCCTCGACGTCGCACGCAGGATGGTGGCGATGTCCGGGCGCGGCGACGTGGAGATCGTGTTCACCGGCCTGCGCCCCGGCGAGAAGCTGCACGAGGTGCTCTACGCCGACGGCGAGCTCGACGAGCGCCGAATCCATCCGAAGATCTCCCACACCACTGTGGATCCTGTTGATCCGGGTGACCTGGATTGGGGCCGCATCCAGGAGGCCTGGGGCACGCAGAGTGAGCGAGTGATCGTCGATCTACGGCAGCCCTCCGAGTTGAAGGAAGCAGTCTGA
- a CDS encoding polysaccharide biosynthesis tyrosine autokinase, with protein sequence MELKAYLDLFRHYWKSIVIAVILGAGAGAGASYLVTPVYGATAAIFLTVESGGSAGELQQGSLFARNQVASYAMLAQKPIVLDPVIKSLGLSMDSQELATLVSASAPNDTAIIDLEVTSTDPNAAANIANAVADQLTIAVAELSPAGVNSTDAVKATVVERARVPESWKSPKVVQNILLGFLLGLLIGFSQALLRNRLDTRVVVPQDVPVVGKSGVISVINLDQDTQRHPVVFQTNPHSARAEAYRRLRTNLQFLKFTGHGRSMVVTSTVPGEGKTTTVLNLATAFADAGESVLVIDADLRRPSVHRLFDLDDSPGLTAVIIGKASLTEAVRAVGNGNLHVLPGGQIPPNPSELLGSQSMRDILAEAVDRYDMVILDSPPLLPVTDAAVIARLVGGALMIVGSSCVSRHQLETAMNSLRAVDANLLGSVINKLPEKVNGYGRASYRYNYRSYVTASKDSVLTMDNSVKREGHRAEPISPVQVLSGD encoded by the coding sequence GTGGAGCTGAAGGCCTACCTGGACCTGTTCCGCCACTACTGGAAGAGCATCGTGATCGCCGTGATCCTCGGTGCTGGGGCGGGAGCGGGCGCGTCCTATTTGGTGACGCCGGTGTACGGCGCCACGGCAGCCATCTTCTTGACCGTGGAGAGCGGCGGCTCGGCCGGCGAACTGCAGCAAGGCTCGCTGTTTGCCCGCAACCAGGTCGCCTCCTACGCCATGCTGGCCCAGAAGCCGATCGTCCTAGACCCGGTGATCAAGAGTCTGGGCCTCTCGATGGACTCTCAGGAGCTGGCCACCCTGGTCAGTGCCAGCGCACCCAACGACACGGCCATCATCGACCTCGAGGTGACCAGCACCGACCCGAACGCCGCCGCCAACATTGCCAACGCAGTGGCCGATCAGCTCACCATCGCTGTGGCGGAACTGTCGCCCGCAGGAGTGAACAGCACCGATGCGGTCAAGGCGACGGTGGTCGAGCGGGCTCGAGTACCGGAGTCATGGAAGTCGCCGAAGGTTGTGCAGAACATCCTGCTCGGCTTCCTGTTAGGCCTCCTCATCGGGTTCAGCCAGGCGCTGCTGCGAAACCGGTTGGACACTCGAGTGGTGGTTCCGCAGGACGTCCCGGTGGTGGGCAAGAGCGGGGTGATCAGCGTGATCAACCTGGACCAGGACACGCAGCGTCACCCGGTGGTCTTCCAGACCAACCCACATTCGGCTCGAGCCGAGGCCTACCGGCGGTTGCGGACGAACCTGCAGTTCCTCAAGTTCACCGGCCATGGTCGCTCCATGGTGGTGACTTCAACGGTTCCCGGTGAGGGCAAGACAACCACCGTGCTGAACCTTGCTACCGCCTTCGCAGACGCCGGCGAGTCGGTGCTGGTGATCGACGCCGATCTGCGCCGACCGAGCGTCCACCGCCTGTTCGACCTGGATGACTCGCCGGGCCTGACGGCGGTGATCATCGGTAAGGCCAGCCTCACCGAGGCTGTTCGAGCGGTCGGGAACGGCAACCTACACGTCCTGCCCGGCGGCCAGATCCCGCCGAACCCGTCCGAGCTCCTTGGCTCTCAGTCGATGCGAGACATTCTGGCCGAGGCCGTCGATCGCTACGACATGGTGATTCTCGACTCGCCGCCACTGCTGCCGGTCACCGACGCGGCCGTGATCGCGCGTCTGGTCGGCGGGGCTTTGATGATCGTCGGCTCGTCGTGCGTCTCCCGCCATCAGCTGGAGACCGCAATGAACTCGTTGCGGGCAGTGGACGCGAACCTGCTCGGCTCCGTGATCAACAAGCTGCCGGAGAAGGTGAACGGGTACGGGCGGGCCAGCTACCGCTACAACTACCGCTCGTATGTCACGGCGAGCAAGGACTCGGTGCTGACGATGGACAACTCGGTGAAGCGCGAGGGGCACCGAGCAGAGCCGATTTCGCCAGTCCAAGTTCTCTCCGGCGACTAG
- a CDS encoding LCP family protein — MRRVAREDVLLGDLEAGPARVEPIPVRRRRRRILLIVLLSAVLVVGLGAGAVVWKASSMLSGIARDPDMLPTPEIPVLPPTPDSPMNFLVAGADASDGGISRSDVLILGHISADRRSVYLMSLPRDLYVPIPGHGKNKINAAFAFGGMPLAVRTVEKLLDTHIEHAAWLDFDGLVAVSEKLGEITVWNSEASSVGPYHFARGSIRLSGDALLTFVRQRHGVSGGDLGRAERQRRVLKALAAKLFSKEALSHPTELLAVLDQLSGLVTVDASLTNEAIIDLAGSMHLDDGRSVVTMQVPIAGYGRSSTGQSIDLVDRKKLDRLIQALDSDSVDEYLDEVAKADSP; from the coding sequence ATGCGGCGAGTTGCTCGGGAGGATGTCTTGCTCGGCGATCTCGAAGCCGGTCCGGCGCGCGTCGAGCCGATCCCGGTTCGGCGGCGACGCCGCCGGATCCTGCTGATCGTCCTGCTGTCTGCAGTGCTGGTCGTCGGCCTCGGCGCGGGGGCGGTGGTCTGGAAGGCATCCAGCATGCTGTCCGGGATTGCCCGGGACCCGGACATGTTGCCGACGCCGGAGATCCCGGTGCTGCCGCCCACCCCGGACAGCCCGATGAACTTCCTGGTTGCGGGAGCCGATGCCTCGGACGGCGGGATCTCCCGTAGCGACGTTCTGATCCTGGGGCACATCTCCGCCGATCGACGTTCGGTGTACCTGATGTCGCTGCCCCGAGACCTCTATGTGCCGATTCCGGGGCACGGCAAGAACAAGATCAACGCCGCCTTCGCCTTCGGCGGCATGCCGCTGGCAGTACGGACCGTCGAGAAGTTGCTGGACACCCACATCGAGCACGCCGCCTGGCTGGACTTTGACGGACTGGTCGCGGTCAGCGAGAAGCTCGGTGAGATCACCGTCTGGAACTCCGAGGCCTCGAGCGTGGGTCCCTACCACTTCGCCCGTGGTTCGATCAGGCTCAGCGGGGACGCCCTGCTCACCTTTGTGCGCCAGCGTCATGGCGTGTCAGGCGGTGATCTCGGGCGAGCCGAGCGCCAGCGCCGGGTGCTCAAGGCGCTGGCCGCGAAGCTCTTCTCGAAGGAGGCGCTGTCGCACCCGACGGAGTTGCTGGCAGTTCTCGACCAACTGAGCGGGCTGGTCACGGTGGATGCCTCACTGACCAATGAGGCGATCATCGACCTGGCCGGCAGCATGCACCTCGATGACGGCAGGAGCGTGGTGACCATGCAGGTTCCGATCGCGGGCTACGGGCGTTCGTCGACCGGACAGTCGATCGATCTGGTGGATCGCAAGAAGCTCGACCGACTCATCCAGGCGCTGGACTCGGACTCGGTCGACGAGTACCTGGACGAGGTCGCCAAGGCCGACTCACCCTGA